Below is a window of Electrophorus electricus isolate fEleEle1 chromosome 1, fEleEle1.pri, whole genome shotgun sequence DNA.
TGACCGACGGCCATACCATGTGCACAGGGCTGGAATTTAAACACCTGTCAAAAATCAGGTAAAGCTATTCTTCCAGGATTCCTTTCAGCCATCCTTTCAGCACCACTCTGGTTTTAACGCGATGCATCtatatagctttttttttgttttccacagcTACACGTGTTTTATGAAAGCTATCAGAATTCAATTAACTCATATACATTGTGCTGACCACCCACAAACAAGCTTAAACAAAGTCATCTCttgtatttaattaatgtgtttttgaacATTAGCGTAGTTAATcaaacatgaaattaaaaacCAGCCAGTCCACCTAAGCTCATGTATAAATGTCTTCTCTATCAAATTTTAATTTCTTGCATAGTCGTGACTTTGAGGCTTGCTAAGCAATTAGGGGATAATTAGCTCAATTTTACCTTCAGCCAAAAATCAGTAACTGTGAAACTGGAGAGCTTAAATATATTAAAGGTACCACTGATAATGATGCgtaattgcttttattttatcacaAACTCAAAGCACTGAACATTTCAATAGGAATGTTCAGATTAATTCTGCCACTTATGGGAACGCAAACCTTATTTGAAGTAAGGGCCCTCGTGATCACCTCAGGCTTGACGAGAGGCATGTTGCTGCAATCAGgttgtcatcttttttttttcttctttttttccccccgccGAATAGCTCAAACTGCCTTTTCAGGTCTCACCTATAATTTTCTCCAGGCTAGGTTTGTACATTTTCCTCTACATGCACTTTCACGTGTTTTACACAAGATCATTACTGCCCATTTTATTTGTTAACGTTATTAGCTGAGCCGTGTTAAATGCTTTTAAGGCAGTGCAGTGAAATGACTATCATACTTGATTAGTTATTTCAGTTGGTTATTCCTTTAACCATAGGGAACTGTAGGTAGGATTGTTTAAAAGTGTGTGGTTGCTGCAGAAATTGCAGTGTCTTTGAGATATGCAGTGTCTGGTAGATTTTAACATTCACTGCCTGCAATTTTGACATCTGGCTTGCAGACACAATTAGCAAAGATGTCCTGTTCTAGGGTGAGTCTTGTGGTCTAAATCACAGTCTATGCAAGTCCAATTTTACAAGGGGAAatctgatcctagatcagtATGTAAGACCTCTTCTTTATCAGAAGCTGCCAAATTCAAACCGCAATGACTGGTAATCTCTACTTGCTACCCCTTCCTTTATCCTGGGTTTTACCCATTTTCATTGGGCCGTCGTCCTCCAATCAGCACGCCTTAGTGACTGCTCTGGCCGGGCAGCAGTCTTCGTTGTGGCAGTGTGCCAGCCTCTACAGGTGGAGACTGTAGCATTTCTCTGCCATGCAGTCTCAAGAACAAACTTCTCTTTATCCATGTAGACCTCCTTCCTCCCTCaatctcttgctttctttcttccacTTTACTTCATCCATCCCTCGCTTACCCCACCTCTTCAAGAGATAATGCAGACTACTGTTTCTTTTACAAGACGAGGTCAAATGGAAGGATAAATTTAGCATTGCACTATAATTTAAATGATACTCTTGGCATTTGTATAGCGTTAGCTTAATTGTATTGGTAGAGAATGCCCTTTGTattgcaatttaaaaaattccaggttaaaaagcacttttcatGAAAGGAGTAAATCTGTGAAATTTTCTGTATGTACGGTGGGAGTGGCTTTGTGTTCTCGAACTGGATGAATCACAAGTGTTACTGCCACGTGACAACACAAACCTGTTTGTCTGAAGGTATTGAAATGTACCCATCactgggaaaaaacaaaacaaaaaacaagtgcAGTAATACTGGATGTTATTCAAACGGCCACACTTGCTTTGGCTGCATGGCTGCTGGATCACAGTGTTGGGTGATACGAGAGAGTTGAGGGGGCCAGCTAGACGCTGTCTGCTGGCTTTCATTGCGCGCTGCTCAGCAGCAGGCCGGGATGAGAGGGAGGGCGGCTTCAATTGCGCCGGTTGCATCCCATGTCAGCGACTCGAATCCCCTTAAACGTCTTTGCATTTCTACTGAGAGGCCTCAGAAGCCCCCAGGCCTGACAGGGGTGGGGGGCTGCCCAAGCACTGTCCGAGCGAAGTCGCCTTAAATAGAGTGGAGTCATTCACGATGGGAAGTTGTGGGGAGGGGGTGCAATATTTATTTGAGGCAATAAGCGAACATTTTGGCGTGTTCACTGCTCTGGGGCTTCTCTGGCTCGGGCCTTATTGGAATGTTTGTGAGGTGGAAATTGAGTTTCCTCCTTTGTCCCTTCTGTttgcctgtgtctctctctctcctttctcttaaTTTACTCcccctttcttcctctttagTAACTtcagtttaattaaaatcagACTGCTGGTTGGTAATCCAATTTGCACAGCTGATGTGGAGAAGAGGGGTATTTCACAAACTCAGTAAAACTGAGGGAACTTCTAAATGTGGATTCTCCCTCTGAAAAACAACTACCAGACAGCAGAAAGTGGGTAAACCCCCAGGCAACTGGCATATGGTAGCCTTTCTCAGACATTCTGTTGATAACTCAGTGTTTCGGACGCCTTGTCTTATAGATCCGAATCGATAGTGGCATCTTCATTCCTGAGCTTGCTGTGATTTTCACTCTGCTTGCAGCCTGAACACTCCACCTGGAACCAAAGTGAAGCTCGTGGGCTCTGTGCCACTGAAAAACAGCTTTTTGCTCCTCGACGATTCAAACATCACAGTCCTTGGTGGCGAGGTGGATCACATGATCGAGAAATGGGAGTTGCAGAGGGTGAGCAGCAAATCCTTGAAGCAGAAGTAAAATCTTCAGCACCAGTTAAAAGCTTGGACACTCCTactctgtttttatttgactaTTTTCTCCATCTTAGAATAAGACCGTAGAACAATAAAATGACACATACTATTATGAAAAaagtgtgaaataaaaaaaaatcttatattTTAGGTTGTAGATTGAATTATAGTTGCCAGACATTGCGCTTAGGACAGCTTTACACGACCTTGCCGTTCTCTCTGCCTTCTTCCAGGAGAAAAAGCCTGGAGATCTCACATATGCTGAGCATTTCTTGGCTCAGGGAGTAAAATTGTAAGAATAAAATAGTTGAggagtatttttaaaattgagtttttaaaataaactcataCATTTGACAGATGGTTGCTATTTATGTTTGTCTTAGAAACAACTTTAGGCATGTCCAATCTTTTGTCTTGTACTGTATGAGAActtattttcaaataatgttTCTCCTCAGTATTTGTTCTATGCACAGAAAAGGTATGCAGCACACACATCTTGGGTAATTGTTGGATGTGTTCTCCACCTTTGGCCATTAGCCACTGTACTGGATGTGTATGTCATTAAGCACTGACAGCTCTATTTTCCACAGAGTCTGGCCAAGCACAGCCGGAGTAACATAGGTGCAGAGGGTGGGCCACCCCCATTTGTGCCCTTTGGACAGGTAAGTTGAACATGAGTGACAGTTTAATTCATCTTAACAAAATTTCTTCAAAGAATAATGACTCAAAACTACTTGTAATTACAGACAGAATGGCAAATTAACACCAGACAACAACCAAATGTtggtaaatatttatatttagcagGTAGAATCGCTTTATCCCTCAAGAAAGTGTGGCATAACAGTCAGATTAGTGTACAGGTGCACACAGTTTAGCATGCACTTACAGGGAGAGACAAAGTGGGTATTAAAGGCATATAGTAAAACAGTGGCTGGTAAGGGTTTGGTCCTGCACAGTGCCAGGTGCTCTCGAATGTTGACTTGCCACGCTTGCAGAGTACCTAATTCTGTGCATagaaagacagatagaaagTCTTTTCTGTCCTCAGAAATGCATACGCAAGGAGGAGGTGGACAGTAAGGTGCTGGACCAGAGGAAAACCTTACAGAGCAGCGGCATGGGCAAAATCGCCAGTGAAAATGACGAGTTTGAGAAGCAGAGGATTGCCGCAATCGCTGAGGTCGCCAAGAGCAAAGAGGTGGGGCCCTACCTCTTGTACCTCCTGTCCCTCCTGTCCCTCCTGTCCCTGCTGTGCCTGCTGCTTCCTGTCcctcctgtccctgctgcttCCTGTCCCACAGGTCCTGCATTGGCAGGAATGAAAACATGCTTCTTTTGTGACTGAAACTTATTATTCCTTTAATTACATCTGCTTCTCTAGTGGTGTAAGTGCTAGTAGTAACAGCTATTAATGGAGGTATTTTCTTAatttgtgggggtgtgttccACAGGACATTGTGTGTTTCATCAGAACATTTGCAGAACACTCTGGGGAAACCTCAGTCACCTCAGCACCAGTTCTGTAATAACTCAGAGGACAATAGTTTTCATAACATAATATGTaattgttgtgggttttttgccATTCCTATAATTTCATCCTTAGGCTATGCGTAATTATTCTCATACAGAATATAAGTGTTCTCAAGTGagtaatgaaaaatgtaatttaatatgtttggccaaaataataatttctgcCAATAACTCATTTCCAGTATTACAATGTTCGTTGTAATTATGTTATAATTTTCTGTCCACAAAGAATGTTGGAATTTACCAAAACCTGATATCCCCTCTGTCACAAGTCCTtgatgctgctgttgctgctatttatctgtctgtgtgcagaTGCGTACGTTTGGGGGTGGAGGCTGCGCTGGGGGCAATCTCGCCAACCCGACGGCAGTCTCCAAGAACCGCGACACATACCAGCGCAGAAGAGAGGAGCGAGATAAGGCCTGGACAGACAGCAAACCGGAGGGGGTTTATCGAGAGCTGGTAAGGGTTCAGGCACCTTGAACCCCTGGAGTATGTTTCACCCTGGCTGGTAGCGTGATTAGATTACACCACATAAACCCAGATGAAGAATGCTATAATTTACCAAAACCTGATAAAAGTTTAGCAAGAGCATGTGATGGTTTAGCAAGAGCATGTGATGGatagatgtttttatttctctctctcttctgttctctgtaTATAAATTCATGTGCATGAAATGGGGGAAAAATATCATCATCACTATACTTGAAACTTTTTTGATGCACgaaatattatttgatttcCAGAGTTTACTGATGcatattaatttaatgtttaaacaaaGAAGGAAACGGGGAAAGTCAAAGCACTGGGAAAAAGAAGTGAATAAGATGATGCATAATACATCATTCTGTCAGTGAATCGGTCTTGTTGCTATGCAGCTTAAATTTGACAGTGACACCACGGATTGCTGTAAACAGTCTCTATAGTTATGCTATCTTTATAAAAGTATTGTGGAGGTACTAACGATGGCCATCGTTATATTCAGAAGTTCATATCATATGCAGTTTAATAGAACAATGACTATATTGCCCAGCCCCAATTAGTGGCCTCTAACCACAAACATGGGGGGTTCTTCTCTGAGGTGGTTGTTGTACACTTTCCCAGATGGACATTTGCTCGTACTACTTGCCATACAAAGAGTTGCTGAGTATGTGCTGCCCTTTTTTCTGCCTATGTTCTGTCTTCACTGTGGTCCTTTACATGCCCTCACTGGTTTCTCACCCATTGTATCTTTTCTTAATTGTAGGTGGATGAACGGGCTCTACGGGACATTATGGAGATGGGCTTCAATAAGGAGGCAGCCAGACAGGCTTTGCTGGACAACAACAATAACGTAGAGGTGGCCCTCAACTCCTTACTCACAGGAGCCAGTCAGACCAAAGCAGCTCCCGTGGAGCCTGGCCGCCCTCCGCCCCGAGGTAGCAGCTCCTGGCGGTTAGCCATGAATAAGAGATTCTTCCCTGCTAGGGCTCCACACAGAGCTGTATTTGCtaatcaatttttaaaaaaagacaaatattatAAGTTAATCGGTAATTATTATGCACTATAATAAGAGCTCGGTGTCTTTAAATGTGGCACTGTCAAAATGTATGTCCTACTAGATCTGACCCAGTCAGCTGGaagtgctattattgtgaaatgatGTTTTTGTGAAGCATCTTAGAGCATCTTAAAGCAACAACAGCTCAGCCACAAAGCAGTAGACCATGGAAACTCACACAGCAGGGCTACTAAATGTGGAAGCATGTAAAAGTCTCCTAGCAACCGTTGCTTCATTCACAGAGTTCCAAACTATAGATGCAGCACAAGAACTATGTGTCAGGAGTTTCATTTATGGGTTTTCATGGCCAGACAGCTGCACAGCAGCCTAAGATGTAATATGTATGCAATGTCAAGCATTGGTTGGACTGGTGTAAAGCAAACAACCTCTGGACGCTGGTGAATGTGTTCTCTCGAGTGATAAATCACTCTGCACTATCTGGTAGCCTGATGGAAGAACCTGGGTTTCATGGATGAAAGGAGAATCTTACCTACTGGAACATACAGTAAAGTGTGATGGAGGGGGGATAATGATATGGGCTGGGGgttttttcagggtttggggCCCTTAGTTGAAGTAAAGGATAATGTTAATTCTACAAAGACACTTCTGTGCTTCTGAATTTCAACATGGCTGTGCccctgtgcacaaagcaaggcTCATGAAGATGTGGTTTGATGGGTTTGGGTTTGATTTGGAGGAAATGCAGCTGCCATCAGAGATTCCTGATATCAACTCCACTGTGGACCCCTTTGGAATTCATTGAAACATCGATTGCAAGCCAGGCGTTCTTAGCCATAATCAGTGCCTGATCTCATGAATGCTCTTTGGACACTAATTCTCACACACTGCAAAATCTTTTGGATGACAAAGGAGGAGGcaactccatattaatgccCAAGGGTTCAGCATGGGATGTCCAACAAGCTTCCATTTAAGCTCCAAGTAGTTGCTGAGTATGACATTAGGCCGTATCTCAGTCACGGGATGGCTGGCTGTCActaaatttgaataaaatgtaaagttcCACTTCGAAGATGCATGTCAAATTTGGTTTGAATTTGTCTCAGCAAAAAGTTACAATGCTTAATGCTGTGTTCCTTTGCTATTATATGAATACCTTGcttgaataaaagaaaaatacagtacattttttGCACTTGTGCACCCTATTATATTGGAACACTGAACACCAGTCGGCGGGTAATCATAAATAAGGACAATTTTTAGTGCAATTTGTCTTGGGCCGGGTCTCCAGTGATTGCTGCTTGCAGttatattttgttgttgaaaTTCTTATGCTATGTTAATGCCATGTCTCTAAACAGGTAAGGGTAGAGGGCGAGGAAGATCCAGGcaagatgaggatgaggagggaggaggaagacCCTCTGGCCCTAGCACGCTGTTTGACTTTCTGGAGTCCAAAATGGGAGCGTTCTCTATTGCTGGTAAATGgaatgtgcttttttaaaaatgttttattttttttatagacaGCTAGACCAATCATATTTTAACATGCAAAGAATCACTGAAGTGTGACTGCCAGTTCAGTAGTACTGATGATAACATCAAAGTATTCATACATTCCCTTTCACGGTAACTTGCGTTCACATATCCCATGCTGGCTCTGAGCCAAAATGTGTGGGAGATTGAAACATATGGCATGTGTCAAATGAAGGCATTAATCAAGTGGGAAGTTTTATTAGCCAGCTTTTGTTAAGTCTTGGACACTAGGGCTTGATGATAAGCTCAGGTTGACATATGGTCTACTGAGGAAATGAAGGAGGCTTATATGGTGAACGCACACAGTTTTCTGCTTTATGTTATCACTAAAGCAGTAATGCTCTGTTTCTCAGTAAGCCTTTATCAACTCTGAAACTGCATCTAAATTGATTGAGTTTATATGTGTAACAAATGCAGTGCTTCGGTGCTACTTGCTTAGCAATTGGTTAAATCCATAgtgaatattcttaaaataattgCCAGTACAGGCATAAATTAATTTGCTGCTGCCTACATCTATTCAATTGTTTTGCATCCCTTGATGTAAGATTTTGCTTTCATTAACAAAGGCAAGATTACACTTGGCATGACTGTCAAGCATATAAATTAGAATGCCAAGTTAATATAAAATGTGACACTTCTTTTTGGCTCAAATACACCCTACAACTCCTTATATAaaattttcttcatttaattgATGCTTTAGAGTCAAAAAGACAGCCAGTGCAGAAGGCACAGGAGCCTGTGGGCAGAACGAGCTTCCCAAATCCCGACCACACCCCCCGTGACGGCCCGCAGCCCAAGCACGGCAGCCGCACCGAGGGCAGGGTGCAGAGGAGCGACAGACCCCCCCGCTTCCAGCGCGAGGTGGACTTCCCCAGAGCCATCCCTGCTGAGCCCCCACTCACAGCCCCCTTGCAGCCTCCAccacagagatggagggatggagagagagcgggtAGGAATGGGTCTGACCGATGGAAGGACGACAGGCGGGATGTGAAGGGTGGGCAGGGGAGCTCCACATCTTCAGGGAACCCGAGATCGAAGGAGCAACAGGGTCCTTCTGGCAGCTTCTACCAGGGGTCAAAAGACCAGGGAGGGCCGAAGGGGTCCGAGCAGGTGTTGCAAGATGGAGGGTCAAGAGAACAAGGACAGATAGGAGGGTCTGAATCACTTCCATTTAGGAAGAGCCAGACGAATGGGCCATTAGGAGCCAGAACGCTGGAATCTTCTCTGTTAACCTCAGACCCTAAAGCGAGACCTGAACCACACAGCAGGAAAAAAGGCAAGTCAGAAAGACCCAATTTGGCCCACTTTGATCGTAATCAGGAGGCAATGGGCAACTTGAACCCTGTCCAATTTACAGGGGCAAAGGACTCTACCATTATACAGGATGGGAGAAAGGGTCAGCTAGCTAAAGCGGTAGGGAATCCAAACATGCATCTCCAAAATGGTGATTCCGATCATAGACGGACTGGTCCCATCAAACCACAATCTTTGGGTCCACCAAACAAGAACAA
It encodes the following:
- the tdrd3 gene encoding tudor domain-containing protein 3, which codes for MTEPASALTKEGWYLTDEGIAECKSSSEKENATLSDIIVVALNSDLRPIGKSFLPSDINSGRVEKLEGPCVLQVQKIRNVAAPKEHEESQAAPRMLRLQMTDGHTMCTGLEFKHLSKISLNTPPGTKVKLVGSVPLKNSFLLLDDSNITVLGGEVDHMIEKWELQRSLAKHSRSNIGAEGGPPPFVPFGQKCIRKEEVDSKVLDQRKTLQSSGMGKIASENDEFEKQRIAAIAEVAKSKEMRTFGGGGCAGGNLANPTAVSKNRDTYQRRREERDKAWTDSKPEGVYRELVDERALRDIMEMGFNKEAARQALLDNNNNVEVALNSLLTGASQTKAAPVEPGRPPPRGKGRGRGRSRQDEDEEGGGRPSGPSTLFDFLESKMGAFSIAESKRQPVQKAQEPVGRTSFPNPDHTPRDGPQPKHGSRTEGRVQRSDRPPRFQREVDFPRAIPAEPPLTAPLQPPPQRWRDGERAGRNGSDRWKDDRRDVKGGQGSSTSSGNPRSKEQQGPSGSFYQGSKDQGGPKGSEQVLQDGGSREQGQIGGSESLPFRKSQTNGPLGARTLESSLLTSDPKARPEPHSRKKGKSERPNLAHFDRNQEAMGNLNPVQFTGAKDSTIIQDGRKGQLAKAVGNPNMHLQNGDSDHRRTGPIKPQSLGPPNKNNSSFNSAPKKRSGPVRGYRGSNTGHAPEYSSHGNWKPGDQCLALYWEDNKFYRATIDAMHPSGSTAVVVFSDYGNCEEVLLHNIKPVHMDAWDEDDVYYENSLEFRRGGDGQPRRTRPTQQYYQPPRARD